A region of Leclercia adecarboxylata DNA encodes the following proteins:
- a CDS encoding MFS transporter, with product MTSTPITQTELAQQTVNDRLTVREKIGYGLGDAGGTVITCLIMNFLTFFYTDVFGLTPALVGTLFIALRVFDAISDPVMGVIADRTQSRWGRFRPWQLWVALPIGIIGVLTFTVPDAGMGVKIAWAFGTYLLLSVGYTAINVPYCALINTMTTRHSEVLSCQSWRFVLCGVAGFLVSVGLPWLVDLLGKGNVAQGYQLGVGVLCAIAVVMFLCCFFWVRERVPLAMMGRFTLREHLAGLRQNDQLLLMLVMSFLLINVFNIRGGGYMYFITYVLEGSTAYTSLFFTMVTFAAILGAVIVNLLSRRSDTVKLYYYTNLVLAVLALGMWFLPGGPAHQTLWLVVILANGVILGFTLPLHFALMAFADDYGEWKTRVRSSGMNFAFNLFFIKLAWASSAGIISLVFIFVAYQPGAGNQTPASLQGITAMETLLPALFHLLLALAIRKCRLDNPMMARIATDLRQRHAHS from the coding sequence ATGACTTCTACTCCGATTACACAGACAGAGCTTGCCCAACAGACCGTCAACGATCGCCTGACGGTGCGAGAAAAAATCGGTTACGGCCTGGGCGATGCCGGCGGAACGGTGATCACCTGTCTGATCATGAACTTCCTGACCTTTTTCTATACCGATGTCTTTGGCTTAACCCCGGCGCTGGTCGGTACGCTGTTTATCGCCCTGCGCGTGTTTGATGCGATATCCGATCCGGTAATGGGGGTCATCGCCGACCGGACCCAAAGCCGCTGGGGGCGCTTTCGCCCGTGGCAGCTCTGGGTCGCCCTGCCGATTGGCATTATCGGCGTGCTGACCTTCACCGTGCCGGACGCGGGCATGGGGGTCAAAATCGCCTGGGCCTTCGGCACCTATCTGCTGCTCTCGGTGGGTTATACCGCCATCAACGTGCCCTACTGCGCGCTGATCAACACCATGACCACCCGCCACAGCGAAGTGCTCTCCTGCCAGTCCTGGCGCTTTGTGCTGTGCGGCGTGGCCGGTTTCCTGGTCTCCGTCGGCCTGCCTTGGCTGGTTGATCTGCTCGGCAAGGGCAACGTGGCGCAGGGGTATCAGCTGGGCGTCGGGGTGCTGTGCGCCATTGCGGTGGTGATGTTCCTGTGCTGCTTCTTCTGGGTGCGCGAGCGGGTACCGCTGGCGATGATGGGAAGATTTACGCTCAGGGAGCACCTCGCCGGTCTGCGTCAGAACGACCAGCTGCTGCTGATGCTGGTGATGTCCTTCCTGCTGATCAACGTCTTTAACATTCGCGGCGGCGGCTATATGTATTTCATCACCTACGTGCTGGAAGGCAGCACCGCCTACACCTCGCTGTTCTTCACCATGGTGACCTTTGCCGCCATTCTGGGGGCGGTGATCGTTAACCTGCTGTCGCGCCGCAGCGATACCGTCAAACTCTACTACTACACCAACCTGGTGCTGGCAGTACTGGCGCTGGGGATGTGGTTCCTGCCCGGCGGCCCGGCGCATCAGACCCTGTGGCTGGTGGTTATTCTGGCGAACGGCGTGATCCTCGGCTTTACCCTGCCGCTGCACTTCGCGCTGATGGCCTTTGCCGATGACTACGGCGAGTGGAAAACCCGCGTGCGTTCCTCCGGCATGAACTTCGCCTTTAACCTGTTCTTTATCAAGCTGGCATGGGCCTCCAGCGCCGGGATCATCAGCCTGGTGTTTATCTTCGTGGCCTACCAGCCGGGCGCGGGCAACCAGACTCCCGCTTCGTTGCAGGGCATCACCGCCATGGAAACCCTGCTGCCTGCCCTTTTCCATCTGCTGCTGGCGCTGGCGATCCGCAAGTGCCGACTCGATAACCCGATGATGGCGCGCATTGCCACCGACCTGCGCCAGCGTCACGCTCACTCCTGA
- a CDS encoding helix-turn-helix domain-containing protein, whose translation MLELSIALPLQVQNGGYFISRGVGRHPARRLDSWEVIFVEKGTLTIQEETTVFEVHAGESLLLWPHRRHKGIEDFPADLRFYWLHFEVQEQASASPWSTLLSVQQHGKTSDPQAMTALFRQFLSEQEKLQRSPALEFILLLILQQLSLTAGQEPSPDEAGVNLAWKARQLIGTQFHLPLSTSQLARELHCNADYLGRVFRRVFHLTLTEAIHRQRVRAAEKLLLNDAVSLKEVAMRCGFNDVGYFRQIFRKHTGLTPGVWKRRYCKEHINST comes from the coding sequence ATGCTCGAATTATCCATAGCGCTTCCGCTTCAGGTGCAAAACGGCGGCTACTTCATCTCCCGTGGCGTAGGGCGACACCCGGCGCGCAGGCTCGACTCGTGGGAAGTCATCTTTGTGGAAAAGGGGACGTTAACGATCCAGGAGGAGACAACGGTTTTTGAGGTCCATGCGGGGGAAAGTTTGCTCCTCTGGCCTCATCGTCGGCATAAAGGTATCGAGGATTTTCCCGCCGACTTACGCTTTTACTGGCTGCATTTTGAGGTGCAGGAACAGGCCTCAGCGTCACCCTGGAGCACGCTGCTGTCGGTGCAGCAGCATGGTAAAACCAGCGATCCGCAGGCGATGACCGCGCTTTTCCGCCAGTTTCTGAGCGAACAGGAGAAACTTCAGCGCAGCCCGGCGCTGGAGTTTATTTTGCTGCTGATCCTCCAGCAGCTCTCCCTCACGGCCGGGCAGGAGCCGTCGCCGGATGAAGCGGGCGTCAACCTGGCGTGGAAGGCGCGGCAGCTGATCGGCACCCAGTTTCACCTGCCGCTGTCGACGTCGCAGCTCGCCCGGGAGCTGCACTGCAACGCCGACTATCTCGGGCGGGTGTTTCGTCGGGTCTTTCATCTGACGCTGACCGAGGCGATCCACCGTCAGCGGGTCAGGGCTGCGGAAAAGTTACTCCTCAACGACGCCGTGTCGCTCAAGGAGGTCGCGATGCGCTGCGGGTTTAACGATGTAGGCTATTTCCGGCAGATCTTTCGCAAACACACGGGGCTAACGCCCGGCGTCTGGAAGCGTCGCTACTGCAAGGAGCACATTAATTCCACCTGA